DNA sequence from the Hoylesella buccalis ATCC 35310 genome:
GCGTCACGGCACCATGGGAGATTCGTGTGGAACGCATCATGCGGCGCGACGGTATCAGCCACGAAAAGGCCACAGAGTGGATCAACAGTCAGATGCCACAAGAGGAGATGATCCGACTGAGCGACGTGGAAATCGTCAACGATGGAAAAGCTAATTTACCCCAACAAATAGAGAAAATTTTAGAACTGCTGCACCGCAACCACATCCTTATAATATAAGGTGTACGGGTTGCGGGGTGGTACATGTATCATCTATCAAACGAAAATTAACGAATAACAATGGAAACAATTCTTTCAATCGCAGGTAAGCCAGGACTTTATAAATTGGTATCACGCGGAAAAATGAACCTCATTGTCGAATCGCTCGACGAAACGCATCGCCGCATGCCGGCCTTCTTCACCGACAGGGTTACCAATCTGGGCGACATCGCCATGTACACCGACGCCGACGACGTACCACTGTGGCAGGTGCTCAAGAGCGTGGGCGAACAGGAGCAAAACAAGTTGGTGTCGTTCAACTATAAGAAAGCCGACAGTAAGCAACTGCGCGAATATTTCGCCAAGGTGCTGCCGTCATTCGATCAAGACCGAGTGCATGACAGCGACATCAAGAAATTGCTGCAATGGTACGACATTCTTGTGAAGAACGACATGACCGACTTTGAGACCATTTTCTCACCCGAAAAGAAAGAAAACGACGAGGAAACTACCGAATAGAAAACACCAAAGAGAACAAAAATAGGTCACCATTTACGTTATTTAACATTTGTTCATGCAATGTTTTACGTTGTTCGGTTGTTTATTTTTCAGAAGTAACGCATACTTATCATTCATACGGTCAAGACATGGGTTGCTTTGCTGACAAACAATGATAATTCTTTCAAACAATAAAACAAAAAAAATGAAGAAAATGAAGAAAAATGTAAAGTTGACATGGCTGTTAGCGGCATGTCTTACCCTGGGTGCAACCTCGCTAACCTCTTGTCTTGGTTCCAACGAAGACAACCAGGTAAAAATCACGAAAGAAGAGGTACAATTGGCATTTGCCAAGGTGAAGGGTAAGCATACCGGCAAACTGATTTACCCGCAGCGTGAGATAAAGAGTGCATCTGACAGAGCTGACACGCTGGACATCTCGTGGACGCTGACAACAGACAGTACGATGGTCATTCACAACTTCCCAGCGAAAGCCTTGGCGGAGAATGTGACCAACACCGATTTGCGGAAACTACTGCTCACTGCACCCGACCAAGATTTGAAGTGCAACATCGGGTTTTATAGCGTGTCGCCCGTAGCCTTTGTCATACAGCCTACCCGACTGACCTACCAATTGGATGACCATGGGGTGAGCAAGAAGTATGAAGTGGCATTCTATTACAATATCCCCGGTTCAATCGGTGTTTACAATGAGAAGGAGGGACAGGCAAATATGATTATGCAGATTGTGCAGGCTGTCATCCTCGAACAAGGACAGGAGAAGGAGGTATTCCGACAAGGCATTCCTTTGATTTTATCCGAAAAGAAAAAGAAGTAAAAATATTCCCTGGGCCCGCAAGACACCCAGGGAATATTTTTTTTGGGGAATAGACTTTCGCTAGATTTCCTAGAATACCTAGATTTCCTAGAATACCTAGGGGGCCTAGTTTTCCTAGTGTCCCTAGGATTTCTAGGATTATTTTTTATCCCAGGCTTTGTTTGATATCATCCAGCAAATCGTCCACGTCCTCGATGCCCACAGAGAGGCGAATGAGGGTGGGGTCGATGCCTGAGGCGCGCAACTGCTCGTCACTCAGCTGGCGATGGGTGTGGCTGGCGGGATGCAGCACGCAGGTACGACTGTCGGCCACATGGGTGGCGATGTTGATGAGGCGCAGCGAGTCCATGAACTTCACGGCCGTCTCGCGGTCACCCTTCAGGCCGAAGGCTATCACGCCACACGACCCGCCCGGCAAGTATTTCTGTCCCAAGGCGTAATGCTGGTCGCTCTTCAGTCCGCAATAGTGAACCCATGCCACGCGCTCATCTGCCTCAAGGAACTCGGCGATACGTTGAGCGTTCTGGCAGTGACGGGACACGCGCAGGTGCAGCGTCTCCAGACCTAAGTTGAGCAAGAAGGCGTTCTGCGGCGATGGGATGGAGCCAAGGTCGCGCATGAGTTGTGCCACCAACTTGGTGAGGTAGCCCATCTTGCCGAAATCCTTCGCATACGTCAATCCGTGGTACGAGTCATCGGGCAGGCACAGTCCGGGGAACTTGTCAGCATGCGCCATCCAGTCGAAGTTGCCGCTGTCCACCACCACTCCTCCTACGGCGGCCGCATGTCCGTCCATATACTTGGTGGTAGAGTGGGTCACGATGTCAGCTTCCCACTCGAAAGGCCTACAGTTGATGGGTGTGGCGAAGGTGTTATCCACGATGAGCGGTACGCCATTGCGGTGGGCGATGCGTGCAAACTTCTCGATATCCAGCACGCGGCATCCTGGGTTAGAGATAGTTTCGCCGAACATGGCGCGCGTGTTAGGTCTAAAAGCCTTTTGTATCTCCTCTTCCGATGCCTCCTGGTCGATGAAGGTGCAGTCGATGCCCAGTTTCTTCATCGTCACACCAAAGAGGTTGAACGTGCCGCCGTAGATCTCGGTGGAAGCCACGATGTGCGACCCAGCCTCGCAGATATTAAACACGGCGTAGAAGTTGGCGGCCTGTCCGCTCGAAGTGAGCATGGCGCCCACACCTCCTTCGAGAGCAGCTATCTTCTGTGCTACAGCATCGTTGGTGGGGTTGGCCAAACGGGTGTAGAAGTAGCCCGATTTCTTCAAATCGAAGAGCTGAGCCATCTCCTCGGTGTTATCGTATTTAAAAGTAGTACTCTGATAAATAGGGGGTTGAACGGGTTCTCCGTTTTGTGGCTTCCATCCTCCACGGATGCAGAGGGTTGCCGTTTTCAATTTCTTTTCCATAACGTCTCTTTGTTGATTGATTTGTAAAAATAGA
Encoded proteins:
- a CDS encoding DUF5606 domain-containing protein, which translates into the protein METILSIAGKPGLYKLVSRGKMNLIVESLDETHRRMPAFFTDRVTNLGDIAMYTDADDVPLWQVLKSVGEQEQNKLVSFNYKKADSKQLREYFAKVLPSFDQDRVHDSDIKKLLQWYDILVKNDMTDFETIFSPEKKENDEETTE
- a CDS encoding DUF4840 domain-containing protein, whose product is MKKNVKLTWLLAACLTLGATSLTSCLGSNEDNQVKITKEEVQLAFAKVKGKHTGKLIYPQREIKSASDRADTLDISWTLTTDSTMVIHNFPAKALAENVTNTDLRKLLLTAPDQDLKCNIGFYSVSPVAFVIQPTRLTYQLDDHGVSKKYEVAFYYNIPGSIGVYNEKEGQANMIMQIVQAVILEQGQEKEVFRQGIPLILSEKKKK
- a CDS encoding O-acetylhomoserine aminocarboxypropyltransferase/cysteine synthase family protein, whose translation is MEKKLKTATLCIRGGWKPQNGEPVQPPIYQSTTFKYDNTEEMAQLFDLKKSGYFYTRLANPTNDAVAQKIAALEGGVGAMLTSSGQAANFYAVFNICEAGSHIVASTEIYGGTFNLFGVTMKKLGIDCTFIDQEASEEEIQKAFRPNTRAMFGETISNPGCRVLDIEKFARIAHRNGVPLIVDNTFATPINCRPFEWEADIVTHSTTKYMDGHAAAVGGVVVDSGNFDWMAHADKFPGLCLPDDSYHGLTYAKDFGKMGYLTKLVAQLMRDLGSIPSPQNAFLLNLGLETLHLRVSRHCQNAQRIAEFLEADERVAWVHYCGLKSDQHYALGQKYLPGGSCGVIAFGLKGDRETAVKFMDSLRLINIATHVADSRTCVLHPASHTHRQLSDEQLRASGIDPTLIRLSVGIEDVDDLLDDIKQSLG